A DNA window from Maribellus comscasis contains the following coding sequences:
- a CDS encoding aldehyde dehydrogenase: MLENQLAGEMKKLKQIIQAQDDFFYSNITLDVNFRIKKLKELKLAIKKYEAELITAFRKDLGKGKFEVISSEIGLVQNELTQHIKHLKRWARPKRAGTPLYAFPSKSFVYKQPLGRILIISPFNYPFMLTIAPLVGALSAGNVAVLKPSEAVTNVTDIIEKIISEVFDREYVSVVKGDALKSQKLLSYQWDKIFFTGSSRVGKIVLQAAATHITPVVLELGGKNPVIVDKDANLKIAARRIIWGKLLNGGQSCVAPDYLFVHESVKNKFLELMVASIKAMYPGSPMENRDFTRIVSSSAVRRVSELLKGSTVYYGGDYDEKTNYFSPTILTDVLPDSPVMRDEIFGPVLPVLSFHCLDEVFSFLRRGEKPLATYYFSESRKKQKEFLKRTASGDAMINDVVIHFTNLSLPFGGVGNSGMGSYHGKRSFDVFSHERSVMKTSSKIDLPLRYPPYKKWVFKVLRLLFK, from the coding sequence ATGCTCGAAAATCAACTTGCCGGAGAAATGAAAAAGCTGAAACAGATAATTCAGGCGCAAGATGATTTTTTTTATTCCAATATTACCCTTGACGTTAATTTTCGGATTAAAAAGTTAAAGGAATTAAAATTGGCGATAAAAAAGTACGAGGCAGAATTAATTACAGCTTTTCGAAAAGATCTTGGGAAAGGTAAATTTGAAGTAATAAGTTCCGAGATTGGTCTGGTGCAAAACGAACTGACACAGCACATAAAGCATTTAAAAAGGTGGGCCAGACCAAAAAGAGCCGGAACTCCTTTGTATGCGTTTCCTTCAAAGAGTTTTGTTTACAAACAACCTTTGGGTAGAATTTTGATCATAAGCCCGTTTAATTATCCTTTTATGCTAACAATAGCTCCGTTGGTTGGAGCCTTGTCAGCAGGGAATGTTGCTGTTTTAAAACCTTCCGAGGCAGTTACAAACGTTACAGATATTATTGAAAAAATAATCAGTGAAGTTTTTGACCGAGAGTATGTGTCTGTTGTAAAAGGTGATGCATTGAAAAGCCAGAAATTGCTTTCTTATCAATGGGATAAAATTTTTTTTACCGGGAGTTCGCGTGTAGGAAAAATTGTTTTACAGGCAGCGGCAACACACATCACACCGGTTGTACTCGAACTGGGCGGGAAAAATCCTGTGATTGTAGATAAAGATGCAAATCTTAAAATTGCAGCCCGGCGTATTATCTGGGGGAAATTGTTAAATGGCGGACAATCGTGTGTAGCACCTGATTATTTATTTGTACATGAATCGGTAAAAAATAAATTTCTGGAATTGATGGTAGCCTCCATCAAAGCAATGTATCCCGGATCTCCTATGGAAAACCGTGATTTCACAAGAATAGTTAGTTCATCTGCTGTACGGCGGGTATCAGAATTATTGAAAGGTTCTACTGTTTATTACGGCGGCGATTACGATGAAAAAACAAATTATTTTTCACCAACAATTTTAACTGATGTTTTACCGGACTCACCGGTAATGAGGGATGAGATTTTTGGTCCGGTTTTGCCTGTATTAAGTTTTCATTGTCTGGATGAAGTCTTTTCTTTCCTGAGAAGGGGAGAGAAACCACTGGCAACATACTATTTTTCTGAAAGCCGCAAAAAGCAAAAAGAATTTTTAAAAAGAACTGCCTCCGGAGATGCGATGATAAATGATGTCGTTATCCATTTTACTAATCTTTCATTGCCTTTTGGCGGTGTTGGCAACAGCGGAATGGGTTCATATCACGGTAAACGTAGTTTTGATGTTTTTTCGCATGAACGTTCAGTCATGAAAACATCTTCGAAAATTGATTTGCCTCTGCGATATCCTCCGTATAAAAAGTGGGTTTTTAAGGTTCTGAGATTATTATTCAAATAA
- a CDS encoding chorismate mutase, protein MTLKLEINPIKEWLPHIDNPLLVSGPCSLESEEQALETAKLLAQDKRVFIYRGGVWKPRTRPGSFEGVGSIGLKWLQTVKKETGLPVGTEVANAQHTEEALNAGLDVLWIGARSTASPFVVQEIADVVKGTDAVIMIKNPVNPDVQLWMGAVERINQAGIKNIVAIHRGFTPFRETKYRNYPNWKTVIELKRLLPNLPIICDPSHIAGKREYLYEISQKAFDMGMEGLMIESHRDPSCAMSDAAQQLTPADLGKLLDKLVIRHENANNPSFESQLDVLRNRIDALDSELLEILASRVTIVKQIGQYKRENNVTALQMNRWTQLMNNRVNLGKRLDINETFVKILFQLIHEDSVRMQTEIMDEE, encoded by the coding sequence ATGACTTTAAAGCTTGAAATTAATCCAATAAAAGAGTGGTTACCACACATTGATAATCCTCTTTTAGTTTCCGGACCTTGCAGTCTGGAAAGTGAAGAACAGGCGCTGGAAACAGCAAAATTACTGGCTCAGGATAAACGCGTATTTATTTACCGCGGAGGCGTTTGGAAACCAAGGACAAGGCCTGGCTCTTTTGAAGGGGTAGGTTCCATTGGATTAAAATGGTTACAGACAGTAAAAAAAGAAACCGGATTACCGGTGGGAACAGAAGTAGCGAATGCCCAGCATACAGAAGAGGCATTAAATGCAGGATTAGATGTGTTGTGGATTGGAGCACGTTCAACTGCCAGCCCGTTTGTGGTGCAGGAAATTGCCGACGTTGTTAAAGGAACAGATGCTGTGATTATGATCAAAAACCCGGTAAATCCGGATGTACAACTTTGGATGGGCGCTGTTGAACGGATAAATCAGGCAGGGATAAAGAATATCGTTGCTATTCACCGCGGTTTTACTCCTTTCAGAGAAACAAAATACCGCAACTACCCCAACTGGAAAACAGTTATCGAGCTCAAACGACTTCTTCCCAACCTGCCAATTATTTGCGACCCTAGCCATATTGCCGGGAAACGCGAATATTTATACGAAATTTCACAAAAAGCATTTGATATGGGAATGGAGGGACTAATGATCGAATCACACCGGGATCCTTCCTGTGCCATGAGCGACGCCGCCCAACAACTTACTCCGGCTGACCTAGGAAAACTGCTGGATAAACTGGTTATCCGTCACGAAAATGCAAATAATCCTAGTTTTGAAAGCCAGTTGGATGTACTGCGTAACCGTATTGATGCACTCGACTCTGAACTTCTTGAAATTCTTGCATCAAGAGTTACTATCGTAAAACAAATCGGGCAGTACAAAAGAGAGAACAACGTTACTGCACTGCAGATGAATCGCTGGACCCAGTTGATGAATAACAGGGTAAACCTGGGAAAGCGCCTGGATATTAACGAAACATTTGTAAAAATACTTTTTCAGCTCATCCACGAGGACTCCGTGAGAATGCAGACTGAAATTATGGATGAAGAATAA